The following proteins come from a genomic window of Flavobacteriaceae bacterium MAR_2010_188:
- a CDS encoding Cupin domain-containing protein: MKTTKVKPYKRNMVTLAFVFLAIGLNAQSNVISDTDASFATTIDNKDLKWLPAPDFFPGCSFTILHGDISEPNLDFFFKIEPNTEVVNHTHNSAERMILMSGDLEVQYQGEKPVVLKAGTYAYGPAGKPHKAKCLDNGPCVLFVAMVDPFDAVPITKKE; encoded by the coding sequence ATGAAAACTACTAAAGTTAAACCGTACAAAAGGAACATGGTTACCCTTGCTTTTGTTTTTTTAGCAATCGGCTTGAATGCTCAGAGTAATGTCATTTCTGACACAGATGCTTCATTTGCCACAACCATTGATAATAAAGATTTAAAATGGTTACCGGCTCCAGATTTCTTTCCAGGGTGTTCCTTTACAATACTTCATGGCGATATATCTGAACCTAATTTGGATTTTTTCTTTAAAATAGAACCTAATACCGAAGTTGTGAATCACACACATAATTCAGCTGAACGAATGATTTTAATGTCAGGAGATTTGGAGGTTCAATACCAAGGAGAAAAACCTGTGGTATTAAAAGCTGGCACTTATGCGTATGGCCCTGCAGGAAAGCCACATAAAGCGAAATGCCTAGATAATGGCCCTTGTGTTTTATTTGTCGCTATGGTCGACCCTTTTGATGCAGTGCCTATTACAAAAAAAGAATAA
- a CDS encoding Glutamate or tyrosine decarboxylase, which produces MKTKSQSEEKTLDPQNWDETRATMHQMVDDAVDYMSGVRERPIWQEIPEDILETFQLPVPRNGEGLGSVYSEFKTHILPYPMGNTHPRFWAWYMGNGTTTGVMGDFWASVINCNMGGGNHAGHKIEEQVVDWLKEIVGFPKDAGGLLVSGGSMANYTALAVARNVKLNYDVRKEGIRPNIATKVRVYASSEIHSCNQKALELLGLGSDSLVKIKVNQDFTINLEALKEKIKEDRANGLLPICVIGTSGTVNTGAIDNLEELSKICIEEDLWFHIDGAIGAIAILSEKVKPLLKGIDLADSVAIDLHKWMHMPFEAACILIKDKQSHKDTFSLIPEYLEKNTRGVASGDNWFSEYGLQLSRRFRALKIWMSLKVHGADLFGEMISKNVEQAHYLEGLVNKSAELEMVAPVGLDIVCFRFNPGNLNLDELNSINKEIKLQLEENAIAMPGYTTINGIYCIRVAICNHRSTFADFDDLVFHIKRLGRELNQKEFFNSLN; this is translated from the coding sequence ATGAAAACTAAAAGTCAATCAGAGGAGAAAACCCTGGATCCCCAAAATTGGGACGAAACCAGGGCGACGATGCATCAAATGGTAGATGATGCTGTCGATTATATGTCCGGAGTTAGGGAACGCCCAATCTGGCAAGAAATCCCTGAAGACATTCTGGAAACATTTCAACTGCCTGTACCGCGTAACGGTGAAGGCCTTGGATCGGTTTATTCTGAATTTAAAACCCACATTTTACCATACCCAATGGGGAATACCCATCCACGATTTTGGGCTTGGTATATGGGAAATGGAACTACTACCGGAGTAATGGGTGATTTCTGGGCTTCCGTTATCAATTGTAATATGGGCGGTGGTAATCACGCTGGGCATAAAATTGAAGAACAGGTAGTAGATTGGCTCAAAGAAATCGTGGGTTTTCCAAAAGATGCTGGTGGGCTTTTGGTCAGTGGTGGCAGTATGGCAAACTATACAGCTTTGGCCGTGGCGAGAAATGTTAAGTTGAATTATGATGTAAGAAAGGAAGGAATAAGACCCAATATAGCTACAAAAGTAAGAGTGTATGCTTCATCCGAAATTCATAGCTGCAACCAAAAGGCGCTAGAATTGTTGGGACTTGGTTCCGATAGTTTGGTTAAAATTAAAGTCAATCAAGATTTTACCATAAATCTTGAAGCCTTAAAAGAAAAAATTAAAGAGGACAGAGCCAACGGATTATTACCGATTTGCGTCATCGGAACTTCTGGCACCGTAAATACTGGAGCTATCGATAATCTCGAAGAACTTTCCAAAATCTGTATAGAAGAAGATTTATGGTTTCATATCGATGGCGCAATTGGTGCGATTGCGATTTTATCTGAAAAGGTGAAACCACTTTTAAAGGGAATAGATTTGGCCGATTCTGTCGCGATAGATTTACATAAATGGATGCATATGCCGTTTGAAGCCGCTTGCATTTTAATAAAAGATAAACAATCTCATAAGGATACATTTTCTTTGATTCCGGAGTATCTCGAAAAAAATACGAGAGGTGTGGCTTCAGGTGATAACTGGTTTAGCGAGTATGGTCTACAACTTTCCCGAAGGTTTAGAGCATTAAAAATTTGGATGTCCCTAAAAGTTCATGGTGCCGATCTGTTTGGAGAAATGATAAGTAAGAACGTAGAGCAAGCACATTATTTGGAAGGTCTGGTAAATAAATCAGCTGAGCTAGAAATGGTCGCGCCGGTGGGGCTAGATATCGTTTGTTTCAGATTTAATCCCGGCAATCTTAATCTTGACGAACTTAATAGCATCAATAAGGAAATAAAGCTTCAACTGGAAGAAAATGCCATAGCAATGCCCGGTTATACCACCATAAACGGTATCTACTGCATTAGGGTTGCTATCTGTAATCATCGTTCAACTTTCGCTGATTTTGATGATTTGGTGTTTCATATTAAAAGACTAGG
- a CDS encoding Mannose-6-phosphate isomerase, cupin superfamily: MNRKQFVKLAGIGTAVAVTGGMAGCANRTIANSAPPGFKGARARKAVYVPNGENRFNEELMIWGVIPFQIKVSGKDTDGSFFSFEHAKMSQGGPPRHFHYEQDEWFYAIEGEFAFEVGDEKFVLRPGDSLFAPRMIPHVWAYVGDKPGTLLLAIQPAGSLEEFFMKSCAMTRPPTPQEAEQLFAAHGMKVVGPPLALS, encoded by the coding sequence ATGAACAGAAAACAGTTTGTGAAACTTGCCGGCATTGGTACGGCAGTAGCGGTAACCGGCGGTATGGCCGGATGCGCAAATAGAACAATAGCCAACTCAGCGCCGCCAGGGTTCAAAGGCGCAAGGGCTAGAAAAGCGGTGTATGTTCCAAATGGTGAAAATCGTTTTAATGAGGAATTAATGATCTGGGGCGTGATCCCCTTTCAGATCAAGGTTTCCGGTAAGGACACGGATGGGTCTTTTTTTTCTTTCGAACACGCCAAAATGAGCCAAGGCGGGCCACCCCGTCATTTTCATTACGAACAGGATGAATGGTTTTACGCCATAGAAGGAGAATTTGCTTTTGAGGTTGGCGATGAGAAATTCGTACTGCGGCCCGGCGATTCACTCTTTGCTCCTCGTATGATTCCACATGTGTGGGCTTATGTGGGAGATAAACCCGGGACGTTGCTTTTGGCTATTCAGCCAGCAGGATCGCTTGAGGAATTTTTTATGAAGAGTTGTGCTATGACTCGCCCACCAACACCGCAAGAAGCAGAACAATTATTTGCTGCCCATGGTATGAAAGTAGTAGGTCCTCCCCTTGCTCTCAGCTAA
- a CDS encoding Protein N-acetyltransferase, RimJ/RimL family: MKQPNELHFDQDIILENKRVKLEPLQLNHYDVLLPISNRYPDLLKLSPPKFGTPELLKQYIESNLAERKNHTKYPFAIFDKEVEEYAGSTAFLNISPENKRLEIGSTWIGKHFQRTGLNRNCKFLLMQYVFEVLEYERIELKTDKRNLQSQKGMEGIGAKFEGTLRSHTVMSDGYRRNTVYYSILKNEWEGIKETIFSEISRQ; the protein is encoded by the coding sequence ATGAAGCAACCAAATGAATTACACTTTGACCAAGATATTATTTTAGAAAATAAACGAGTTAAGTTAGAGCCATTGCAGCTAAACCATTACGATGTCCTTTTACCAATTTCTAACCGGTATCCCGATTTACTAAAACTTTCTCCGCCAAAATTCGGTACGCCAGAATTGCTGAAACAATATATTGAAAGCAACCTCGCAGAAAGAAAAAATCACACAAAGTATCCGTTCGCGATTTTTGATAAAGAGGTAGAAGAATACGCTGGCTCAACTGCTTTTTTAAATATTTCCCCAGAAAATAAACGACTGGAAATCGGCTCTACCTGGATCGGTAAACATTTTCAAAGAACCGGACTAAATCGCAATTGTAAATTTCTGTTGATGCAGTATGTTTTTGAAGTTTTGGAATATGAAAGAATAGAATTAAAAACCGACAAGCGCAATCTACAATCACAAAAAGGGATGGAAGGAATTGGAGCTAAGTTTGAAGGCACCTTGCGTAGCCATACCGTGATGTCCGATGGCTATCGCCGAAATACCGTGTATTATAGTATTTTAAAGAACGAGTGGGAGGGAATCAAGGAAACTATTTTTTCAGAAATCAGTAGGCAATAA
- a CDS encoding Dimerisation domain-containing protein produces MLQTNNQPTPENIMKIGSGFWASKILLSAVNFEIFTTLAQKKSMSAKDIKTHLGLKCSDRHLYDFLDALTTFGFLNRTGLLETATYSNSKDTDFFLDKNKPSYVGGILEMMNHRLYNFWGNLEEALLTGELQNEAKNGEDIFEAIYSDKDRLKGFINAMTGVQMGNFMAFSQSFDFSKSETLVDIGGSGAMLSLMVAKHQPHMACVSWDLPAVAPIAEDNIQIFKLGDRVKTANGDFFTDALPKADIVVMGNVLHDWDEEKKLMLMKKAYDALPDGGTFVAIEAIIDEERNKNAFGMMMSLNMLIETRTGFDYTFADFNKWAEAVGFSSTSIMPLAGPSSAAIAIK; encoded by the coding sequence ATGCTACAAACTAACAACCAACCAACGCCGGAAAACATCATGAAAATCGGCTCCGGATTTTGGGCATCAAAAATCCTGTTATCCGCCGTAAATTTTGAAATCTTCACCACCCTTGCCCAAAAAAAATCAATGTCGGCCAAGGACATCAAAACACATTTAGGCTTAAAGTGCAGTGACCGTCATCTCTACGATTTCTTGGATGCGCTTACCACTTTCGGCTTTCTTAATCGTACTGGTTTGCTGGAAACAGCAACCTATTCTAACAGCAAGGACACCGATTTTTTCTTGGATAAAAACAAGCCCTCTTATGTCGGTGGCATTCTCGAAATGATGAACCATCGACTTTATAACTTCTGGGGAAATTTGGAAGAAGCTCTTCTTACAGGAGAACTGCAAAACGAGGCTAAAAATGGGGAAGATATATTTGAGGCCATTTATTCCGATAAGGATAGGTTAAAAGGATTTATCAACGCCATGACCGGGGTCCAAATGGGGAACTTTATGGCATTTTCCCAATCCTTCGATTTCTCAAAATCCGAAACTTTGGTCGATATAGGTGGTTCTGGTGCTATGCTTTCGTTGATGGTGGCTAAACACCAGCCTCATATGGCCTGTGTTTCGTGGGACTTACCAGCAGTTGCTCCCATTGCAGAAGATAATATTCAAATATTTAAGTTAGGGGATAGGGTAAAAACCGCCAATGGTGATTTCTTTACCGACGCCTTGCCCAAGGCCGATATCGTCGTGATGGGAAATGTTTTGCACGATTGGGATGAAGAAAAAAAACTTATGTTGATGAAAAAAGCATATGACGCTTTACCCGACGGCGGCACCTTTGTAGCCATTGAAGCTATTATCGATGAGGAAAGAAACAAAAACGCTTTTGGGATGATGATGAGCCTAAATATGCTTATCGAAACAAGAACCGGGTTCGACTATACTTTTGCAGATTTTAATAAATGGGCAGAGGCTGTCGGCTTTTCATCCACCAGCATCATGCCGTTAGCGGGACCCTCTAGTGCAGCAATAGCCATTAAATAA
- a CDS encoding transcriptional regulator, AraC family has translation MIYRYIAPSPALQEYIRDYLIAHFIFAKDQDIPFKPYSPKPEQTITFLPKGNLTVNNPLNGENRMAPAVSICGQQVSRYNFYLTSEYLMLRVHFHPGVLYRLLGIPLSEFTDSWFDAPSVISREIQEVNERLANCQNYAQMIAVVEDYLINMIQKVKADTHPLDQVASCLFTNPSRFSLDWLAKQSCLCPRQFNRKFTERMGVGPKLYSRIVRFYKAYQYKEMNPGEDWLSIALLFGYADYQHMVKDFKEFAHETPNLWINQDDQSPERLLKLE, from the coding sequence ATGATCTATCGTTACATAGCACCAAGTCCAGCCTTGCAGGAGTATATAAGGGATTATTTAATCGCTCATTTTATATTCGCTAAAGATCAAGATATACCCTTTAAACCTTATTCACCAAAACCTGAACAAACCATCACCTTTCTGCCAAAAGGTAACCTAACTGTCAATAATCCACTGAATGGAGAAAACCGAATGGCGCCTGCAGTCTCCATCTGCGGACAGCAGGTATCGAGATATAACTTTTATTTGACTTCAGAATACCTGATGTTGAGGGTGCACTTTCATCCAGGTGTACTTTACCGTTTGCTGGGCATTCCGCTTTCCGAGTTTACCGACTCCTGGTTTGATGCTCCGTCTGTCATTAGCCGCGAAATACAGGAAGTTAATGAACGCCTTGCCAATTGCCAGAATTATGCTCAAATGATTGCGGTTGTAGAGGATTATCTGATAAACATGATACAAAAAGTAAAGGCAGACACACACCCTCTGGATCAAGTTGCTTCTTGTCTGTTTACAAACCCATCCCGATTTTCTTTGGACTGGCTGGCAAAGCAGTCCTGCTTATGTCCACGACAGTTTAATCGCAAGTTCACTGAAAGAATGGGTGTTGGCCCTAAGCTGTACAGCCGTATCGTGCGTTTTTATAAAGCCTATCAATACAAAGAAATGAATCCCGGGGAAGACTGGCTGTCGATTGCATTGTTGTTTGGCTATGCTGATTATCAGCACATGGTCAAAGATTTTAAGGAATTTGCGCATGAAACTCCTAACCTATGGATCAATCAGGACGACCAATCTCCTGAGAGACTTTTGAAGCTTGAATAA
- a CDS encoding Uncharacterized iron-regulated protein, translating to MKKSILYITILLVTSIIYSQERSYVIYNSKGKKVSYKKMMKSLVKSDVVLFGELHNNPIAHWLQYEVTSDLDESRNLILGAEMIEADNQLPLNDYLKDSITYKGLDSLARLWVNYKTDYAPLVDYAKEKQLPFIATNVPRRYASLVYKGGFEALDTLTVTEKEWIAPLPILFDSELKTYKDILKMMGEHGTPELVKAQAIKDATMAHFILANYKPGHTFINYNGAYHSDFYEGILWYLKKARNDLNYATISTVSQDNIDKLLEENHNKADFIICVDSDMTNTY from the coding sequence ATGAAAAAATCAATATTATACATCACCATTCTACTCGTAACAAGTATAATTTACAGCCAAGAAAGATCATATGTGATATATAATTCTAAAGGAAAAAAAGTATCCTATAAGAAAATGATGAAATCCCTGGTAAAAAGTGATGTTGTATTATTTGGAGAACTGCACAATAACCCCATTGCTCATTGGTTGCAGTATGAAGTTACCTCTGACCTGGATGAATCCCGAAATCTTATTCTTGGTGCTGAAATGATTGAAGCCGACAATCAGTTACCCTTAAATGATTATTTAAAAGATAGCATCACTTACAAAGGCTTGGATTCCTTGGCAAGACTATGGGTAAACTATAAAACTGATTATGCACCTTTAGTCGATTATGCTAAAGAAAAACAACTCCCGTTTATTGCGACCAACGTTCCAAGAAGATATGCCAGTTTGGTTTACAAAGGAGGGTTTGAAGCACTGGATACTCTTACGGTCACTGAAAAGGAATGGATCGCGCCTTTACCTATACTTTTTGATAGTGAGTTAAAAACCTACAAGGATATTCTCAAAATGATGGGAGAACACGGCACTCCTGAGTTGGTTAAGGCACAGGCAATAAAAGATGCAACTATGGCTCATTTTATATTAGCAAACTATAAACCCGGCCATACGTTTATAAACTACAATGGCGCGTACCATTCCGATTTTTATGAAGGCATTTTATGGTATCTTAAGAAAGCGAGGAATGATCTTAATTATGCAACGATCTCTACAGTATCCCAAGATAATATCGATAAGCTATTAGAAGAAAATCACAATAAAGCAGACTTCATTATTTGTGTAGACAGCGATATGACAAATACCTATTAA
- a CDS encoding Predicted metal-dependent hydrolase, TIM-barrel fold, producing MKIKIFTITLFLALVSQLTFSQDVTFEEYNPTSSLVVPGQVINKAKFPFIDVHGHQRGMDTQDLTDVVAAMDTLNMKLMVNLSGGSGDKIVKAVENISKNYSGRFVVFCNVDFDNAGADGWVEKTVSQLEEDVKNGAKGLKVFKSLGLYNKDVDGKLLAVDDPRLDPIWDKCGELGIPVLIHSADPKQFWQPFDKDNERWLELKTHPRRKREANDPVPWEDIIEAQHNMFRKHPNTKFINAHMGWFANDLGFLGHLLDEIPNMYVGIGAIIAELGRQPRFAKAFFEKYQDRILFGKDSWVPEEFPTYFRVLESADEYFPYHKKYHAYWPMYGMYLSDEVLKKVYYKNALSIVPGLDKSKFPE from the coding sequence ATGAAGATTAAAATTTTTACCATTACCTTATTTCTTGCTCTAGTTAGCCAGTTAACTTTTTCGCAAGACGTTACTTTTGAAGAATATAACCCAACCTCATCCTTGGTCGTTCCTGGTCAGGTAATTAATAAAGCGAAGTTTCCCTTTATAGACGTGCACGGTCATCAGCGTGGAATGGACACTCAAGATTTAACCGATGTCGTTGCTGCGATGGATACCCTTAATATGAAATTAATGGTGAACCTAAGCGGTGGGAGCGGAGATAAAATTGTTAAGGCAGTAGAAAATATTTCCAAGAATTATTCCGGTAGATTTGTAGTATTCTGTAATGTAGATTTCGATAATGCCGGAGCCGATGGATGGGTTGAAAAGACCGTCTCTCAGTTAGAAGAAGACGTAAAAAATGGTGCTAAAGGTCTAAAGGTTTTTAAAAGTTTAGGACTTTATAATAAAGATGTAGATGGCAAATTATTGGCGGTAGACGACCCGCGTTTAGACCCAATCTGGGACAAATGTGGAGAACTTGGGATTCCAGTTCTGATACATTCTGCTGATCCAAAACAATTTTGGCAGCCATTCGATAAAGATAATGAGCGCTGGTTGGAGCTTAAAACTCATCCACGTAGAAAGCGCGAAGCCAATGACCCTGTCCCTTGGGAAGATATTATTGAAGCTCAGCACAATATGTTTAGAAAGCATCCAAACACCAAATTCATTAATGCGCACATGGGGTGGTTTGCAAATGACTTAGGGTTTTTAGGACATTTGCTAGATGAAATCCCAAATATGTACGTAGGTATCGGTGCGATCATCGCCGAACTTGGTAGACAACCTAGATTCGCCAAAGCTTTTTTTGAAAAATACCAAGACCGTATTTTATTTGGAAAAGATAGCTGGGTACCAGAAGAATTCCCGACCTATTTTCGAGTACTAGAAAGTGCAGATGAATATTTTCCTTATCACAAGAAATATCACGCTTACTGGCCAATGTATGGAATGTACCTTTCTGACGAGGTTCTTAAAAAAGTGTACTATAAAAATGCCTTGAGTATTGTGCCCGGTTTGGACAAAAGTAAATTCCCAGAATAA
- a CDS encoding RNA polymerase sigma-70 factor, ECF subfamily, which translates to MEKEFLDIVTANQKIIYKVSRLYRDSKEDQEDLFQEIVYQLWNAYPKFRNDSKVTTWMYRIALNTAIATFRKKKVEIDFKDNIPYSQLPIDDSQISENEILMYEALKKLNSAERAIISLFLEDYSYKEIGELVGITENYVGVKMSRIKEKLKTILKK; encoded by the coding sequence GTGGAAAAAGAATTCTTAGATATCGTTACAGCAAATCAAAAGATAATCTATAAGGTCAGCCGATTGTATCGCGACAGCAAGGAAGATCAAGAAGATCTGTTTCAAGAAATCGTCTATCAGTTATGGAACGCTTATCCAAAATTCAGGAATGATTCTAAGGTAACTACCTGGATGTATCGTATCGCTTTAAATACTGCGATTGCAACTTTTCGAAAGAAAAAGGTAGAGATCGATTTTAAGGATAATATTCCGTATTCCCAACTCCCCATTGATGACTCTCAAATTAGCGAAAATGAAATCTTGATGTATGAGGCATTAAAAAAACTTAACTCAGCCGAGCGAGCAATTATAAGTTTGTTCCTAGAAGATTACAGTTATAAGGAAATCGGCGAACTCGTGGGAATTACCGAGAATTATGTGGGCGTAAAAATGAGCCGGATAAAAGAAAAATTAAAAACAATTTTAAAAAAATAA
- a CDS encoding Imidazolonepropionase, whose product MRKYKHLIFILSFIYFIGCEVENDFNGIIISNANVVDVKTGGLQTQQDIYIIGDRITKIKDHTDIQFKNAQSIDASGKYVIPGLCDMHSHIVSYDWVLKMYTALGVTGLRVMHGGNRIEDIFQNRKDGNYMGFEFLYGSPIIDGPGENWGGSVVASNPEEGREIVRKMHEQGYDFLKVYNLLDYETYLAIADECKKLDFPFAGHVPFSVTTEEAIAAGQKSIEHTIGMDLALQHPERFNSRYNKTDTLIFQDLNLYTKEFMKDLDTTKFNNVLDATKNTKTWFCPTLVMLKSFSYAKDSTFLNNGRNHYIPQEELDIWNASSSSEEFPEYLMSVDSTSTNHSFREYLSLSMKMLKPMLNNGTKFLAGTDLSNPYIYPGFSLHDEMQLFVEAGFSELEALQTATLNPAIFAGREDDLGTVEIGKIANLLILEKNPLKNIENTLTICGLIRRGEYLDQAELQKLLNQN is encoded by the coding sequence TTGAGAAAGTATAAACATTTAATTTTCATTTTAAGCTTTATCTATTTTATCGGCTGTGAAGTGGAAAATGATTTTAATGGCATTATAATTTCTAACGCTAATGTTGTTGACGTAAAAACCGGTGGACTCCAAACTCAACAGGACATCTATATTATAGGTGATCGTATAACTAAGATTAAAGATCATACCGATATTCAATTTAAAAACGCGCAGAGCATTGACGCTTCTGGTAAATACGTAATTCCTGGTTTATGCGATATGCATTCCCATATTGTGTCATATGACTGGGTTCTTAAGATGTATACGGCGCTTGGGGTAACCGGTCTAAGGGTAATGCATGGAGGGAATAGGATAGAGGATATCTTCCAGAATAGGAAAGATGGTAATTATATGGGTTTTGAATTTCTTTATGGGAGTCCAATTATCGATGGTCCAGGCGAAAATTGGGGCGGATCTGTTGTTGCTTCAAACCCAGAGGAAGGTAGGGAGATTGTAAGGAAAATGCATGAGCAGGGCTACGATTTTCTAAAAGTGTACAATCTTTTGGATTATGAAACCTATTTAGCCATTGCTGACGAATGTAAAAAACTCGATTTCCCATTTGCCGGTCATGTTCCATTTTCTGTGACAACAGAAGAGGCAATCGCTGCCGGTCAAAAAAGTATTGAACATACGATAGGTATGGATTTAGCTTTACAACATCCGGAAAGATTTAATTCGCGTTACAACAAAACTGATACCCTGATTTTTCAGGATTTAAATTTGTATACCAAGGAATTCATGAAAGATTTGGACACCACTAAGTTTAATAATGTATTAGATGCCACAAAAAATACAAAGACCTGGTTCTGTCCTACGTTGGTAATGCTTAAATCTTTTTCTTATGCTAAAGATTCAACTTTTTTGAATAATGGAAGAAACCACTATATCCCGCAGGAAGAATTAGATATTTGGAATGCTTCATCCTCGTCCGAAGAATTTCCGGAATATTTGATGTCCGTAGATTCAACTTCAACCAACCATTCGTTCCGAGAGTATCTTTCGCTTTCTATGAAAATGTTAAAACCTATGTTGAACAACGGTACAAAATTTTTGGCCGGTACCGACCTTAGCAATCCTTATATCTATCCAGGATTTAGCCTTCATGATGAAATGCAATTGTTTGTTGAAGCAGGATTTTCTGAATTGGAAGCTCTACAGACTGCCACCCTTAACCCCGCAATTTTTGCCGGTCGGGAAGATGACTTGGGTACCGTAGAAATCGGGAAGATTGCCAATCTGCTTATACTAGAGAAAAATCCCTTGAAAAATATAGAAAATACATTAACCATCTGTGGACTGATTCGGCGCGGAGAATATCTTGATCAAGCTGAACTTCAAAAATTGCTAAATCAAAATTAA